The Nitrospiraceae bacterium genome segment CCGATCGACAGCTTTGCCGTCGGCACGGCCATGACCACCTCATCGGACGCGCCGTCATTGGACTGTGCCTATAAACTTCAGGAATATGCCGGCAGGCCCTGCCGAAAACGTTCGGAAGGCAAAGCCACCTGGCCTGGCCGCAAACAGGTCTATCGACAGTACAGCGATAACCGGCATCTCGGTCATGATGTGGTCACTACTCTGAACGATCCGCAAACAGGCGAGCCGCTCTTGCAGCCGGTGATGAAGGCTGGCCATTGCATCTCGCCGTCTCCTGCCCTGCCGGAAATCAGGCATCAGGTTCAGGTTCAACTCACACAATTGCCCGATCAACTGAGACGGCTGGAAGCGGGAGCGCCCTATGAGGTCCAAATTTCGCAGGCGCTTCAGTCACTCGCCGAACGAGTGGATCAATGTGTCTAGGTCGTTTCGCCTCGCACGGTTCTTCAACCGGAGAAAGAAGGAGTCGATACATGAAGAGGTCCATGACGCGAATTCTGGTGGGAGTGGGTGGGATGCTGGTTATACTTCTTGCGACTCTGCCACCTTCCTCAGCGGGCCAACAGGGGTCTTCTCTCAAAACAAGGACTCCCACCTGTGACAGCAAGTACAAGAAGAAGACCATCCCGTCCAACGTGCTGAAGGACATTCTTCGTTCACACGAACAATGGCTCGAGGACCGCGAGGCCCCAGGCGGCAGCCGAGGCAACCTCTGCCAAGCAGATCTCCATGGCGCCAAGCTCGTGGGGGCCAACTTGGAACGGATTCGCTTGGAAGGGGCAGTCCTTCGAGGCGCGACCCTTCGTCACAGCAGTTTCCTGCAGGCGAGTTTGGCCGGAGCTGATCTGACCAATGCGAACCTGGAAGATGCCAGTCTTGGTGGAGCTGATCTTCGACACGCGACGTTGACCCATGCCAACCTGGCGAAAGCGGAAGGGGAGGAAGCCGCGCTGTACTCTGCGACCCTCATCGGAGCACAGCTCCGTGAATCGACCTTCGAGCGGGCCCATTTCGAGGAGGCCGATCTCCAATCGGCCGATCTGAGGAGCGCTAATCTCACAGACACATACTTTTATGGCGCTAGCCTCTATCGGGCCATCTTGTCGGGAGCCGATCTCCTGGGCGCCGACCTGCGCCGAACTAACCTGACGAACGCGACCCTGCACCAGGCGAGTCTCCAGGGCGTGCTCCTCGACCGAGCACAGTTGGCCGGGGCGCGGATGACCGGGGCAGACCTGGAAGGAGCTTATCTCGACGAGGCAAACCTCACCAACGGGAACCTGCAAGAAGCGTTGCTCAGAGGAGCCGACCTGCGATTCACGAATTTGGAATCAGCGAGCTTCCAACAGGCCGACCTGGAGGGAGTCAACTTTGAAGGGGCACGTCTCATCAAGACAAACCTACGTACCGCGAATTTGAGGAAGGCGATCTTGTATCACACCATCCTTGACGGAGCCGATTTTCGGGAAGCGCGGCTCCACAATGCCATTTTGATCGGCGCACGCGGAACGGGCACCATTTTTACCAAGGCAAACATGAGCGACATCTATGCACCGAGGGTCGCGCTCCATAAGGCCCAACTTAACGACGCGACTCTCGAATCGGCCAATCTCGTCGGCGCGGACCTGAGCGGTTCGAATCTCAGCTACGCCAACCTCAC includes the following:
- a CDS encoding pentapeptide repeat-containing protein, with product MKRSMTRILVGVGGMLVILLATLPPSSAGQQGSSLKTRTPTCDSKYKKKTIPSNVLKDILRSHEQWLEDREAPGGSRGNLCQADLHGAKLVGANLERIRLEGAVLRGATLRHSSFLQASLAGADLTNANLEDASLGGADLRHATLTHANLAKAEGEEAALYSATLIGAQLRESTFERAHFEEADLQSADLRSANLTDTYFYGASLYRAILSGADLLGADLRRTNLTNATLHQASLQGVLLDRAQLAGARMTGADLEGAYLDEANLTNGNLQEALLRGADLRFTNLESASFQQADLEGVNFEGARLIKTNLRTANLRKAILYHTILDGADFREARLHNAILIGARGTGTIFTKANMSDIYAPRVALHKAQLNDATLESANLVGADLSGSNLSYANLTDTNLQEANLRGATLSGANLSGAQFHDADLHQTKLYGANLSSVSGLTQAQLNTACLDEQTKLPAELSRPAACPAAKSKH